The region ATCTTTTCTGGGAACAAAGCCCCGCTCAACTCCAACCAATATTGTTGCTAAACCAAATCCTGATCCTCCCGTTGTCACAACGTGTTTATCATTATCCGGATAGATATCGTCTTCGTGATAGCGCTCTCTTCCCAACATTGAATTGGGTTCCGCATAATCCCAGAAATATTTCAAAGCATCCTTCTGAACCCTGCTCATCAGCTGTTCATCGGTAATATTGCTTTTTACAGCTTCAATTTTTGAAACCTCTTGTTTAGCATTTTGAGAATTCTTGCAGGAAAAGGCAAATAGTGATGCTGCAATGATGGGTAATAGTATCCTTTTCATTGTATCATTTTTTTATTGGAATATAAAAGAAGAGGAGAACTTTCATTCTCCTCTAAAGTTTATCAGTAGTTATTAATAACCAGGGTTTTGAACAAAAAGTCCGTTACTTTGATTCATTGCATCTAAAGGAATTGGGAAAAGTTCATTTTTTCCTACCTTAAACCCTTTAGGTCCTAAATAAGTAGCTGCTTGTCCTGTTCTTACTAAATCTGGAAATCTATCCATTTCCATTGCCAACTCTACTCTTCTTTCTTGCCAGATTGCATTTCTTAGAGCAGCCTGAGTTGAAGCTGTAGTATTAGGCAATTGAGCTCTTGTTCTCACTTTATTAATATTTGTAATCGCAACCGCCGTGTTTCCTAATTCGTTTGCAGCTTCCGCATTGATTAAAAGAATATCAGCAAATCTTAAAATTCTTATATTTTGAATAGATCCATATCCACAACTGCTATTATTAAGAGCTTTTGGAACGTATACTTTCTGATTCCACATATTTCCTGCTTGAGGATCTCCTTTATGAATCAAATCTCCTTCCGGGGTTGTCTCTCCTTCTCTCAGAATCGTCAGTTCTTTTCTGATATCTCCTGGTTCAAATGCATTTTCCAACTCTGTTGTCGGAGTAAAGAACCCCCATCCAAACTGATTTCTTACTCCCTGTACTTCAGCATACTGACTTCCTGCAGATGAACCTAAAGAAGGATCACAACCACAGTTCACTTCAAATACAGATTCTGACCCAAATTCTCCAGCAGGACGGAATAAATGATTAAAATCAGGATCAAGAGAGTACCCTAAACTGATTACCTGGTTTGAAGTCTCGTACGCTTTTTGGTAGTCTTTCATATAAAGATATACCTTTGAAAGCAATCCTAAAGCACCTCCTTTAGTTACTCTTCCAAGATCTGATGCAGGATAAGTCTGAGGTAAAACTGCAGCTGCAGCAGTAAGATCTGAAACAATAAAATTATAAACTTCCGCTGCTGAGTTTCTTGCTTTTACATAATTTCCATCTGCAGGCAATCCATCATATATTGGAACTCCACCATAAATTCTTACCAAATTAAAATAGAAATAGGCTCTCAACATTCTAGCTTCAGCTACCAGTCTGTTTTTAAGATTTTCGTCCATTGCAATTTTAGGAACGTTGGTAATCACCTGATTTGCCCTGTTAACTGCCTGCCATTGACCAATCCAATATCCTCTTACCCCGTCATCACTTATGGTAAATGTAAAGTTGTCATAAGCATTGATAAATGATGCGTCTCCGGGATTAGATCCTTTTTCAACATCGTCGCCCGTCACTCCAAATACATACTGCGCAGGAAAACCCGAATTTTCCCAACTTCTTAAAAAACTGTAAATCGCACTAGTTGCCTGCATCGCATCATCCTGTGTTGTGAAGAAATTCGATGCATCAGTTCGTCCTTCATCCTTAATATCTACAAAATCATTGTTACAACTCACAATCAGTGATAATATAGAAAGTGTTAAAAATATTTTTTTCATGATCTTTTAATTAAAATGTTAAGTTCATACCAAATGTATAAATTGCAGAAATCGGATAAATATTATTATCAATTCCCATCTGTACTCTATCCGTATTTGTAATTTCTGGTGAGAAACCATGATACTTAAAGCTAGTCCACGGGTTCTGTGCACTTACATATAATCTTAGCTTTGTAATTGACAGAGCATTTGCAAAAGCTTTTGGTAAATTATACCCAACCTGAATATTTCTGATTCTGATATAACTACCATCCTCTACGTAGAAGCTGTTAGGTAAAATAATTGATTGATTAGAAGTAATCATAGAATTCGTATTGGAAGTACCCGCTCCATGCCATCTGCTATTATACATATCTAAATCCCACGTTTCATTTCCATAACGTTGTTCACGATTGTAGTTGTAAATTTTATTACCAAATACACCTTGGAAGTCAATACCAATATCAAACGAATAAACATTAAAATTAACACCAAAACCATAAGTCCCCTTAGGAATTGGACTTCCTAAGAATGTTTTATCTCTAGAATCAATAATTCCGTTACCGTCCTGATCAGCAAATTTAAACCATCCTGCTTTTGCTCCACTCTGCCCTGATGCAGCCGCTTCTGCGTCTGTTTGGAAAACACCTGCAACCTGATAGCCATAATAAGAACCAACCGCCTGACCTTCTTGTAATCTTACAATAGAATTTCCGAATAAACTAGCTCCTGTTTCCAAATATGAACCACCATATACTGATGTAATCTTGTTTTTAAGCGTCGTAAAATTACCATATACTCCAAAACTAATGTTTTCATTAATTTTTGTATTGTAATTCGCGGAAATTTCAAAACCTCTGTTATTAAAAGAATAGGCATTCGTATAAAAACTATTCCAGTTACTTGCTCCAGATACGGTTCCTTGAGTTACAGCATACACTACATTTTTAGAATCTTTATCATAATAAGCTGCATCAATTTTAAGCTTATTATTCAATAATGCCATCTCTAAACCTACATCTTTTCCAGTTGTTGTTTCCCAACCAATACTAGGATTAATGAACTCTGTGATAGTTTGAGCTGGATAGCCAACATTTCCAAAATACGCACCACTTCCAATAATAGTTGTATTTGAATTAAATTTTCTTGTTACATTAGGATTTCCTAATTCACCATAACTAGCTCTCAGTTTTAGTAAATTGAAGACGTTTTGATTACTCATAAAATCTTCTTTAGATATTACCCAACCAGCACTTATTGCAGGAAATACTTTAGCCCTGTCTACACTAATTTGAGAACTCGCATCTCGACGTATAGAGGCATTAACTAAATACTTACCTTTATAATCATAGTTAAGTCTTCCGAAGAAAGATTCAATTCTCTGCTGATCTTGCTCTACACTTAAATCTGATCTATCTACACCATCAACATGAAAAATATCTGTTCCGTTTGAAATACTTAAAGAGCCATTTGTTCCATCATACTTAACACCTCTTGAAGACCAATAATCTTGTGAAAGCGAAGTTCTTGTTCTTGAGAAACCTCCAAGAATATCAAAATTATGATTGCCAAAACTCTTTTTCCAGTTAATTGTATTATCCCAAACGTAATTTCTGTTTCTGTAATTTCTCGTAACTAAAGTCGAAGGCACCTGATTAGCAACAGGAACATAAGTAAGCGTTGGAGTATACTCATATTGACTAGGGCTATAGTTATCACTTGAATAACTGATTCTAAATGTGAAATCTTTCAAAAATTTCAATTCTCCCCAAACATTATTAAGCAATCTTTCTTCTCTTTTTTGAGAACGGTAAAGATCCAACTGTGCTCTTGGATTCACTATAGAATATCCATTAAAATACTGATAGTCTCCTGTAGCAGGATTCATTGTTGAAAATATTGGTGGAGCAATAAATGCTGTCAACAAAGGATTCTGTGCAATATCAGTACGCATTTTGGAAAAACTGAAATTATCTCCAATTGTAATATTATCAGTTATTTTATAGCTAAGATTTAATTTAGTATTAAATCTATTAAAACCACTTCCGGAATTTATTCCCTGCCCTGCAGCAAGATTTCCTTCATCCTGAAGATACCCTACACTAGCATAATAGTTCAGTTTTTTCCAACTTCCTGTTGCAGAGAAATCATTAGAGTTTATTATGCTTGTTCGTAAAATCTCTTTGTACCAATCCGTATCTGCCGGAAAATCTGCCCTTGAAATAGAACCTGCACTAGAACCATTATCATTCATCAGCTTTTCATTATACAACTCTATATACTGATCAGAATTAACCATTTTAGGTACATTCGTAACTTTTTTTATTCCTATATAAGAATTAAAACTGTAAGAAGGTTTTCCTTTTCCGGTTTTAGTTTTAATGATTACAGCTCCGTTAGCAGCCTGAGCTCCAAAAATAGCTAAAGACGAAGGATCTTTCAAAATACTCATTGATTCTATATCCTGAGAATTAAGATAAGAAATATCAGTCGTAATCATTCCATCTACAATGAATACCGTATTTCCTGTTAAAGAGCCGACACCTCTAATATCTATTCTTGGAGAACTTCCCGGGGTCCCCGAGTTCGTAATGTTTACCCCTGCCAATTTTCCTTGGATAGAACTAATTGGATTAGCATTAGGCTTGTCTGCAAGATCTTTTGCAGAAACAGTACCAATACTTCCGGTAACATTTTCTTTTTTCTGAGATCCATAACCAATGAGTACCACTTCCTCAATTTTCTGTTCCTTAGTTACAGAATCTTTTTTAGGAGCAACCTGCGCATTGACATTCATACCAAAGTATAGAACAGCAATGAGACATGAATACTTTAAATCACGTTGTTTCATATAGTTTAATTTTATTCGTACAATCAAGTCAGGATAAAAACTTTTCAGTTTTTATGGTCTTTTATGGGAAAATCTTTATTCTCAAAAAAAGACATTAGTCAAAAGTAAAAAAATATCCTAAACAATGTT is a window of Candidatus Chryseobacterium colombiense DNA encoding:
- a CDS encoding RagB/SusD family nutrient uptake outer membrane protein, with amino-acid sequence MKKIFLTLSILSLIVSCNNDFVDIKDEGRTDASNFFTTQDDAMQATSAIYSFLRSWENSGFPAQYVFGVTGDDVEKGSNPGDASFINAYDNFTFTISDDGVRGYWIGQWQAVNRANQVITNVPKIAMDENLKNRLVAEARMLRAYFYFNLVRIYGGVPIYDGLPADGNYVKARNSAAEVYNFIVSDLTAAAAVLPQTYPASDLGRVTKGGALGLLSKVYLYMKDYQKAYETSNQVISLGYSLDPDFNHLFRPAGEFGSESVFEVNCGCDPSLGSSAGSQYAEVQGVRNQFGWGFFTPTTELENAFEPGDIRKELTILREGETTPEGDLIHKGDPQAGNMWNQKVYVPKALNNSSCGYGSIQNIRILRFADILLINAEAANELGNTAVAITNINKVRTRAQLPNTTASTQAALRNAIWQERRVELAMEMDRFPDLVRTGQAATYLGPKGFKVGKNELFPIPLDAMNQSNGLFVQNPGY
- a CDS encoding SusC/RagA family TonB-linked outer membrane protein, encoding MKQRDLKYSCLIAVLYFGMNVNAQVAPKKDSVTKEQKIEEVVLIGYGSQKKENVTGSIGTVSAKDLADKPNANPISSIQGKLAGVNITNSGTPGSSPRIDIRGVGSLTGNTVFIVDGMITTDISYLNSQDIESMSILKDPSSLAIFGAQAANGAVIIKTKTGKGKPSYSFNSYIGIKKVTNVPKMVNSDQYIELYNEKLMNDNGSSAGSISRADFPADTDWYKEILRTSIINSNDFSATGSWKKLNYYASVGYLQDEGNLAAGQGINSGSGFNRFNTKLNLSYKITDNITIGDNFSFSKMRTDIAQNPLLTAFIAPPIFSTMNPATGDYQYFNGYSIVNPRAQLDLYRSQKREERLLNNVWGELKFLKDFTFRISYSSDNYSPSQYEYTPTLTYVPVANQVPSTLVTRNYRNRNYVWDNTINWKKSFGNHNFDILGGFSRTRTSLSQDYWSSRGVKYDGTNGSLSISNGTDIFHVDGVDRSDLSVEQDQQRIESFFGRLNYDYKGKYLVNASIRRDASSQISVDRAKVFPAISAGWVISKEDFMSNQNVFNLLKLRASYGELGNPNVTRKFNSNTTIIGSGAYFGNVGYPAQTITEFINPSIGWETTTGKDVGLEMALLNNKLKIDAAYYDKDSKNVVYAVTQGTVSGASNWNSFYTNAYSFNNRGFEISANYNTKINENISFGVYGNFTTLKNKITSVYGGSYLETGASLFGNSIVRLQEGQAVGSYYGYQVAGVFQTDAEAAASGQSGAKAGWFKFADQDGNGIIDSRDKTFLGSPIPKGTYGFGVNFNVYSFDIGIDFQGVFGNKIYNYNREQRYGNETWDLDMYNSRWHGAGTSNTNSMITSNQSIILPNSFYVEDGSYIRIRNIQVGYNLPKAFANALSITKLRLYVSAQNPWTSFKYHGFSPEITNTDRVQMGIDNNIYPISAIYTFGMNLTF